DNA from Streptomyces sp. NBC_01260:
GCTCATCAGACGCTCTCCACCGTCTCGATGCCGAGCTCGCGCTCGCGCATCAGGGTGTAGATCCGGGCGATGTCCTTACGGACGGACTTGAGCCGGCCGTGGTTCTCGAGCTGACCAGTCGCCGCCTGGAAGCGGAGATTGAACAGCTCTTCCTTGGCCTCGCGGAGCTTGTTGAGGAGCTCCTCGTTGCCCAGCTCGCGCAGCTCGGACGTCTTGGTACCGGCCGACATCACGACTCACCTGCCTCGCGCCGAACAATCCGGCACTTCATCGGAAGCTTGTGAGCAGCGCGGGTGAGCGCCTCACGAGCAATCTTCTCGTTCGGGTAGGACAGCTCGAACATCACCCGACCCGGCTTGACGTTCGCGATCCACCACTCGGGAGAACCCTTACCGGAACCCATGCGGGTCTCGGCAGGCTTCTTCGTCAGGGGACGGTCCGGGTAGATGTTGATCCAGACCTTGCCGCCACGCTTGATGTGACGGGTCATCGCGATACGAGCGGACTCGATCTGACGGTTCGTCACGTACGCCGGGGTCAGCGCCTGGATGCCGTACTCGCCGAACGCAACCTGCGTGCCACCCTTGGACATACCGCTGCGCTTCGGGTGGTGCTGCTTGCGGTGCTTGACCCTACGGGGGATCAGCATTTCGGTCAGGCCTCCGTTCCGGTGCTCTCAGCCGCCGGAGCAGCGGCGGACGCCTCGGCCTTGGGGGCCTCGGCGGCCGGAGCCGACTGCTGCGGCTTGCGGCCGCGACCGCCACGCTCGCCACCACGGCCACCGCGGCCGGCCGGACGGTCAGCGCCGCCACGGGCCGGGCGGTTGCCCGCACGGGCAGCAGCGTTCTCGGCGCGGACCTCGGCGATGTTCTTGACGTCGCCCTTGTAGATCCAGACCTTCACACCGATACGGCCGAAGGTCGTCTTGGCCTCGAAGAAGCCGTAGTCGACGTTCGCACGGAGGGTGTGCAGGGGCACGCGGCCCTCGCGGTAGAACTCCGAGCGGGACATCTCGGCGCCGCCGAGACGACCGCCGCACTGGATCTTGATGCCCTTGGCGCCGGCCTTCATCGTGCTCTGCATGCTCTTGCGCATGGCACGACGGAAGGAGACGCGGGAGGAGAGCTGCTCGGCGACGGCCTGGGCCACCAGCTGAGCGTCCACCTCGGGGTTCTTGACCTCGAGGATGTTCAGCTGGACCTGCTTGCCGGTCAGCTTCTCCAGCTCGCCACGGATGCGATCGGCCTCGGCGCCGCGGCGGCCGATGACGATGCCCGGACGGGCGGTGTGGATGTCAACGCGGACGCGGTCGCGGGTGCGCTCGATCTCGACCTTCGAGATGCCGGCCCGCTCCATGCCCTTCGTCATCATGCGACGAATGGCAACGTCTTCCTTGACGTAGTCCTTGTACAGCTTGTCGGCGTACCAACGGGACTTGAAGTCCGTGGTAATGCCGAGCCGGAACCCATGCGGGTTAACCTTCTGGCCCATTACCGGGTTCCTTCCTTGCTGCTGACGACCACGGTGATGTGGCTGGTCCGCTTACGGATCCGGTAGGCACGGCCCTGAGCACGCGGACGGAACCGCTTCAGGGTCGGACCCTCGTCCACAAACGCCTCGCTGATGACCAGCGAAGAGGCGTCGGGGTGGTCGTAGTTGTGTGCAGCGTTGGCAATGGCGCTGTCAAGCACCTTGCCAACCGGCACGCTCGCGGCCTGCGGGGCGAAACGCAGGACCGCCTGAGCCTCCGTGGCATCCATGCCACGGATGAGGTCCACCACTCGGCGGGCCTTCATGGGCGTGACGCGGATGTACCGCGCCTGGGCCCTGGCTTCCATGGTTGTCCCTTCGGTGTGAGTCATAGTCGTTTCCACCCCGCGCTAGCGGCGCTTCGACTTCCGGTCGTCCTTGACGTGGCCGCGGAAGGTGCGAGTCGGCGAGAACTCGCCGAGCTTGTGGCCGACCATCGACTCGGTGACGAACACCGGGACGTGGATCTTGCCGTTGTGCACCGCGATGGTGTGACCCAGCATGGCCGGGATGATCATCGAGCGACGGGACCAGGTCTTGATGACGTTCTTGGTGCCAGCTTCGTTCTGGACGTCCACCTTCTTGACGAGGTGGCCGTCGACGAAGGGCCCCTTCTTGAGACTGCGCGGCATCTAAACCCGCTCCTAGCGCTTCTTGTTCGTCTTGCGGCGGCGGACGATGTACTTGCTCGATGCCTTCTTCGGCGAGCGAGTACGACCCTCCTTCTGACCCCACGGCGAGACCGGGTGACGTCCACCGGAGGTCTTGCCTTCACCACCACCGTGCGGGTGGTCGACCGGGTTCATCGCAACACCGCGGACGGACGGGCGAACGCCCTTCCAGCGCATGCGACCGGCCTTGCCCCAGTTGATGTTCGACTGCTCGGCGTTGCCGACCTCACCGATGGTGGCGCGGCAGCGGGCGTCGACCAGGCGGATCTCACCCGACGGCATACGAAGGTGGGCCATGGTGCCCTCCTTCGCCAGCAGCTGCACGGAGGCACCCGCGGAACGGGCGAACTTCGCGCCGCCGCCGGGCCGCAGCTCGATGGCGTGGATGGTCGTACCGACCGGGATGTTGCGCAGCG
Protein-coding regions in this window:
- the rplB gene encoding 50S ribosomal protein L2 → MGIRKYKPTTPGRRGSSVADFVEITRSTPEKSLVRPLHSKGGRNNTGRVTVRHQGGGHKRAYRVIDFRRHDKDGVPAKVAHIEYDPNRTARIALLHYADGEKRYIVAPRGLAQGDRVENGPAADIKPGNNLALRNIPVGTTIHAIELRPGGGAKFARSAGASVQLLAKEGTMAHLRMPSGEIRLVDARCRATIGEVGNAEQSNINWGKAGRMRWKGVRPSVRGVAMNPVDHPHGGGEGKTSGGRHPVSPWGQKEGRTRSPKKASSKYIVRRRKTNKKR
- the rpsC gene encoding 30S ribosomal protein S3, with the translated sequence MGQKVNPHGFRLGITTDFKSRWYADKLYKDYVKEDVAIRRMMTKGMERAGISKVEIERTRDRVRVDIHTARPGIVIGRRGAEADRIRGELEKLTGKQVQLNILEVKNPEVDAQLVAQAVAEQLSSRVSFRRAMRKSMQSTMKAGAKGIKIQCGGRLGGAEMSRSEFYREGRVPLHTLRANVDYGFFEAKTTFGRIGVKVWIYKGDVKNIAEVRAENAAARAGNRPARGGADRPAGRGGRGGERGGRGRKPQQSAPAAEAPKAEASAAAPAAESTGTEA
- the rpmC gene encoding 50S ribosomal protein L29, with amino-acid sequence MSAGTKTSELRELGNEELLNKLREAKEELFNLRFQAATGQLENHGRLKSVRKDIARIYTLMRERELGIETVESV
- the rplV gene encoding 50S ribosomal protein L22 — protein: MEARAQARYIRVTPMKARRVVDLIRGMDATEAQAVLRFAPQAASVPVGKVLDSAIANAAHNYDHPDASSLVISEAFVDEGPTLKRFRPRAQGRAYRIRKRTSHITVVVSSKEGTR
- the rplP gene encoding 50S ribosomal protein L16, coding for MLIPRRVKHRKQHHPKRSGMSKGGTQVAFGEYGIQALTPAYVTNRQIESARIAMTRHIKRGGKVWINIYPDRPLTKKPAETRMGSGKGSPEWWIANVKPGRVMFELSYPNEKIAREALTRAAHKLPMKCRIVRREAGES
- the rpsS gene encoding 30S ribosomal protein S19; translation: MPRSLKKGPFVDGHLVKKVDVQNEAGTKNVIKTWSRRSMIIPAMLGHTIAVHNGKIHVPVFVTESMVGHKLGEFSPTRTFRGHVKDDRKSKRR